In the Solibacillus sp. FSL K6-1523 genome, one interval contains:
- the cls gene encoding cardiolipin synthase, with protein MLPSGLTISIYILNFFFALFVVFISRKSPSSAWAWLLILFFIPIVGFVLYLLFGRNLRKKNFVRWMTVNQNESLPVFKEQQKKIHDNTYEFPNGVTKEHQQLIQMNVDYNQALLSAHNEVEIFSEGKEKFAALIKDIEQAQQSIHMQYYIFKMDKIGKHIYDALVLKAQQGVEVKVIYDDLGSRKLMKKHFQELIDAGGEVEAFFSSYFTLLNPRINFRNHRKLVIIDGQIGYIGGFNVGEEYACLDEKIGYWRDTHLKIQGHSVYSMQAHFIFDWHQARNEMLEQTDMKYFPSFHVDNLLPVQIVSSGPDTECESIKNSYIRMILSAKRYIYIQSPYFVPDEAFLHAIQIAASSGVDVRIMTPAVTDHPFVYGANSAYGGDMLRHGGRIFRYEKGFLHAKMMVIDDEITTIGTANIDVRSFSLNFEINAILFDEELAIKCRKLFEQDQQNSFEMTPALYEKRSSWTKVRESISRLISPIL; from the coding sequence ATGCTTCCAAGTGGTTTGACAATTTCAATTTATATTTTAAACTTTTTCTTCGCACTTTTTGTTGTTTTTATTAGTCGTAAAAGTCCATCATCTGCATGGGCATGGTTATTAATTTTATTTTTCATTCCAATTGTTGGGTTTGTTTTGTATTTATTATTTGGGCGAAACTTACGGAAAAAGAATTTTGTTCGGTGGATGACGGTCAATCAAAATGAATCATTGCCTGTATTTAAAGAGCAACAGAAAAAGATACATGACAATACGTATGAATTTCCAAATGGGGTAACAAAAGAACACCAACAATTAATTCAAATGAATGTGGATTACAATCAAGCGCTATTAAGTGCCCATAATGAAGTGGAAATTTTTTCGGAAGGAAAGGAAAAATTTGCTGCATTAATAAAGGATATTGAGCAAGCACAACAGTCAATCCATATGCAATATTACATTTTTAAAATGGATAAAATCGGGAAGCACATTTATGATGCCCTTGTTTTAAAGGCGCAGCAAGGAGTCGAAGTAAAGGTTATTTATGATGATTTAGGTTCTCGAAAATTAATGAAAAAGCATTTTCAAGAGCTAATAGACGCTGGTGGAGAAGTGGAAGCCTTTTTCTCCTCCTATTTTACATTATTAAATCCACGTATCAATTTCCGAAACCATCGTAAGCTTGTTATTATTGATGGGCAAATCGGCTATATTGGTGGTTTTAATGTTGGAGAGGAATATGCTTGTCTCGACGAAAAAATTGGGTATTGGCGTGATACGCATTTAAAAATTCAAGGACATTCTGTTTACAGCATGCAGGCACACTTTATATTTGACTGGCATCAAGCGCGCAATGAAATGCTCGAGCAAACAGATATGAAATATTTTCCGTCATTTCATGTGGACAATTTGCTTCCAGTTCAAATTGTTTCAAGTGGACCGGATACGGAATGTGAATCGATTAAAAATAGTTATATTCGAATGATTTTAAGTGCGAAACGGTATATTTACATTCAATCACCTTATTTTGTACCAGATGAAGCCTTTTTACATGCGATTCAAATTGCTGCTTCATCAGGGGTCGATGTGCGCATTATGACACCGGCTGTAACGGATCATCCGTTTGTTTACGGCGCAAATTCAGCGTATGGTGGGGATATGTTACGTCATGGTGGGCGCATATTCCGTTATGAAAAGGGATTTTTACATGCAAAAATGATGGTTATTGACGATGAAATTACGACTATTGGCACGGCCAATATTGACGTGCGAAGTTTTAGTTTAAATTTTGAAATTAATGCAATCTTATTTGATGAGGAACTGGCTATAAAATGTCGGAAATTATTTGAACAAGATCAGCAAAATAGCTTTGAAATGACACCTGCACTTTATGAAAAAAGAAGCAGCTGGACAAAAGTTCGCGAATCCATTTCACGGTTAATATCGCCAATATTATAA
- the rsgA gene encoding ribosome small subunit-dependent GTPase A, protein MNLKQLGFTPFFEQQLEQLTVKNTIPARVLLEHKHSYRVLTEQGEWLATVSGSYAYQSFSRVDFPAVGDFVLVEQMPGEEKAIIHHLLERKSKFSRKMAGLEMDEQIVAANVDYVLLVMSVNADFNIRRLERYLVAAWDSGATPVVVLTKTDLCDDVEPYIREVEQVAFGVDIIALSAITGVGLDALHAMLTEGKTAALLGSSGAGKSTLTNALLATEQMKVSGIREDDAKGRHTTTHRELVVLPSGACLIDTPGMRELQLWDQGDSIQASFSDIEELGHNCRYRDCTHKNEPHCAVLQAIHEGNLEESRLKNYFKLQREAAYIEKKTNVAAQLTEKRKWKQISKGLKKMK, encoded by the coding sequence TTGAATTTAAAACAACTTGGGTTTACCCCATTTTTTGAACAACAACTTGAACAATTAACGGTAAAAAATACAATTCCAGCGCGTGTACTATTAGAGCATAAGCATTCATACCGCGTATTGACAGAGCAAGGGGAATGGCTCGCGACCGTTTCAGGAAGCTATGCATATCAATCCTTTTCACGCGTCGATTTTCCAGCAGTCGGTGATTTTGTTTTAGTGGAACAAATGCCGGGTGAGGAAAAAGCAATTATCCATCATTTATTGGAAAGAAAGTCGAAATTCTCTCGCAAAATGGCGGGGCTTGAAATGGATGAACAGATTGTAGCAGCGAATGTTGATTACGTATTGCTTGTTATGAGTGTTAATGCGGATTTCAATATTCGTCGCTTAGAACGCTATTTAGTTGCTGCCTGGGATTCAGGTGCCACACCGGTTGTTGTATTAACGAAAACGGATCTTTGTGATGATGTCGAGCCTTATATTCGTGAAGTCGAGCAAGTTGCTTTTGGCGTTGATATCATTGCATTAAGTGCGATCACTGGAGTAGGGCTAGATGCTTTGCATGCTATGCTTACAGAAGGAAAAACCGCAGCATTACTCGGTTCATCCGGTGCGGGGAAATCGACATTGACGAACGCATTATTAGCGACAGAGCAAATGAAAGTATCGGGTATTCGAGAAGATGATGCGAAAGGGCGCCATACGACGACACACAGAGAACTAGTCGTTTTACCGAGTGGTGCGTGCTTAATCGATACGCCTGGAATGCGCGAGTTGCAGCTATGGGATCAAGGAGATAGCATACAAGCGAGTTTTTCTGATATCGAGGAGCTTGGCCATAATTGCCGCTACCGTGATTGCACACATAAAAATGAACCCCATTGCGCGGTGCTTCAAGCAATCCATGAAGGTAACTTAGAGGAATCCCGATTAAAAAACTATTTCAAATTGCAAAGAGAAGCTGCTTACATCGAAAAGAAAACAAATGTTGCTGCCCAATTGACTGAAAAACGAAAATGGAAGCAAATTTCAAAAGGGTTGAAAAAAATGAAGTAG
- a CDS encoding DinB family protein: protein MINFFEYNWQVRDEWFNWCNQLSTEELLKERIGGVGSILYTLFHIVDVEYSWLRAMEGKDDVIVKFDDYNTLEKVKSLSDTFHNDIVEFLKKNSDESSNKLVFVPWDEAHFTKNEILHHIVAHEIHHVGQLSIWARQLKLSPIAASFIGRDFKCI from the coding sequence ATGATCAATTTTTTCGAGTATAATTGGCAAGTAAGAGATGAATGGTTTAATTGGTGTAATCAATTATCAACTGAAGAATTGTTAAAAGAGCGTATTGGGGGAGTTGGTAGTATTTTATACACACTCTTTCATATAGTAGATGTAGAGTATAGTTGGCTTCGTGCAATGGAAGGTAAAGACGATGTGATAGTCAAGTTTGATGATTATAATACTCTTGAAAAAGTTAAATCTCTCTCAGATACATTTCATAATGACATAGTCGAGTTTTTAAAAAAAAATTCAGATGAATCAAGTAATAAACTTGTATTTGTACCTTGGGATGAAGCTCATTTTACAAAAAATGAAATATTACATCATATAGTTGCCCACGAAATTCATCATGTAGGTCAACTTTCTATTTGGGCAAGACAATTAAAGTTAAGTCCAATTGCAGCAAGTTTTATTGGGAGGGATTTCAAGTGTATTTGA
- a CDS encoding aminoglycoside phosphotransferase family protein has protein sequence MFDIKNYAMFENIKWIKKGWSSDKKYYLETVMGEKRLLRISDISEYDQKNHEFEMMKRLATCDIPMSQPIDFGICDNGKSVYSLFSWCDGEDADIMLPKMTETEQYELGVKSGQILREIHSIPAPENQEQWATHFNRKADDKIQKYNDCGIKIAGDDNIIAYIEANRHLLEERPQCFQHGDFHVGNMIISPEGELNVIDFNRNDYGDPWEEFNRIVWSAAVSPHFATGQLNGYFNGRPPVQFFKLVAFYISSNTLSSIYWAIPFGEKDVTVMKNQANDVLTWFDGMNNPTPTWYLEDFYIQYINNIPYKLKTPFDMSFIEQYGKVFKVYDDQDSGNICFGVERDEKRYFIKFAGAPTEQYSGKLEDAIKRLKSTVSIYQNLVHPNLIKFIKAEEVGGGFATIFEWTDGECMGRMYPLSREKFLQMPDNTRLEVFNDILSFHNHVIKQGYVAIDFYDGSIMYDFGVGRTIICDIDFYSKSPYINTTGRMWGSSIFMSPEEFTLGAAIDEITNVYLMGATAFALFGMGQDRSIEKWRLNDQLYKVALKAVNVDRKNRQQSLAQFESEWKTACDN, from the coding sequence ATGTTCGATATCAAAAATTACGCAATGTTTGAAAATATTAAATGGATAAAGAAAGGTTGGTCTAGCGATAAAAAGTACTATCTGGAAACCGTCATGGGTGAGAAGAGGCTACTACGGATATCCGATATATCAGAGTATGATCAGAAGAATCATGAATTTGAAATGATGAAGCGATTAGCTACATGTGATATACCAATGTCGCAGCCTATTGATTTTGGTATTTGTGATAATGGCAAAAGTGTCTATTCGCTTTTTTCATGGTGTGACGGTGAGGATGCAGACATTATGTTACCTAAGATGACCGAAACGGAGCAATATGAACTTGGCGTGAAATCTGGACAAATATTGAGAGAGATTCACAGTATACCCGCACCAGAAAATCAAGAACAATGGGCAACTCATTTTAATCGCAAAGCAGATGACAAAATTCAAAAATATAATGACTGTGGCATAAAAATAGCCGGTGACGATAATATCATTGCTTATATTGAGGCGAATAGACACCTCCTTGAAGAGAGACCGCAATGCTTTCAACATGGTGATTTTCACGTTGGGAATATGATTATTTCACCAGAAGGAGAACTGAATGTTATCGATTTCAATCGCAATGACTACGGCGACCCTTGGGAAGAATTTAACCGCATTGTGTGGAGTGCCGCTGTTAGTCCGCATTTTGCCACAGGACAACTTAACGGATATTTTAATGGGAGGCCGCCAGTACAGTTTTTTAAGCTAGTAGCATTTTATATTAGCAGTAATACGCTGTCTTCAATATATTGGGCAATACCTTTCGGTGAAAAGGACGTAACCGTTATGAAAAATCAAGCAAATGATGTGCTAACTTGGTTTGATGGGATGAATAATCCGACACCAACTTGGTATTTGGAGGATTTTTATATCCAGTACATAAATAATATTCCATACAAATTAAAAACTCCCTTTGATATGTCCTTCATTGAGCAATATGGTAAGGTTTTCAAAGTTTATGATGACCAAGATTCAGGTAATATCTGCTTCGGTGTAGAGCGTGATGAAAAGAGATACTTTATAAAATTTGCTGGCGCACCGACAGAACAATATTCTGGCAAACTAGAAGATGCCATTAAAAGGTTAAAATCTACCGTTTCTATTTATCAGAATTTAGTACATCCCAATTTGATAAAGTTTATCAAAGCGGAGGAAGTAGGTGGAGGGTTTGCTACTATTTTTGAATGGACAGACGGCGAGTGTATGGGGCGAATGTATCCACTTTCCAGAGAAAAGTTCTTACAAATGCCAGACAATACAAGGCTAGAAGTATTTAACGACATCCTTTCATTTCACAATCATGTTATTAAACAAGGGTATGTTGCTATTGATTTTTATGATGGCAGTATAATGTATGATTTTGGTGTAGGCAGGACAATAATTTGTGATATAGATTTCTATTCTAAATCGCCCTATATCAATACGACGGGTAGAATGTGGGGTTCTTCAATCTTTATGTCGCCTGAGGAATTTACACTTGGTGCAGCTATCGATGAAATAACAAATGTATATTTAATGGGAGCTACCGCATTTGCCCTTTTTGGCATGGGACAAGATAGATCCATCGAAAAGTGGCGATTGAATGACCAATTATATAAAGTGGCGTTAAAAGCTGTAAATGTCGACAGAAAGAATCGTCAGCAATCACTTGCGCAGTTTGAAAGTGAGTGGAAAACTGCATGTGATAATTAA
- a CDS encoding NUDIX hydrolase, with protein sequence MKSWLGSAGICINEHKEILMVKSFGSEKWAAPSGGIEEGETPEECCIREVKEETGYDVKVIEQLRIKEIKIQGIQVKTYYFRVEKIGESSGINDPDKIIDEADWKSLSDIKTINHAYPEDLEFLLDQLK encoded by the coding sequence ATGAAAAGTTGGTTAGGTTCAGCAGGTATTTGTATCAATGAGCATAAGGAAATATTAATGGTAAAAAGTTTTGGGTCAGAGAAATGGGCAGCTCCTTCTGGTGGTATTGAAGAAGGCGAAACTCCAGAGGAATGTTGCATTAGGGAAGTTAAAGAAGAAACGGGGTACGATGTAAAAGTCATCGAACAATTAAGAATTAAAGAAATAAAAATTCAAGGTATTCAAGTAAAAACATATTATTTCAGGGTAGAAAAAATTGGTGAAAGTAGCGGGATTAATGATCCGGATAAGATTATTGACGAAGCCGATTGGAAGTCTTTATCTGATATAAAAACGATTAACCACGCTTATCCTGAGGATTTAGAGTTTTTACTGGACCAACTTAAATAG
- a CDS encoding RNA polymerase sigma factor produces the protein MDEEMIDELMKKHTAILLRVAYYYTKNLHTAEDIVQDVFIKYFQKKRSLQEDAAGKYLMKMTVNKAKDHLKSWHFQKLRFQEKWFAGKKVMPVDPLVLQDEEDMISAAIFSLPMKQREVIAHYYLEGLTTREVAQLLNLSEGTVKSRLVKGRNELKKKLEMVEWEVLKNEPL, from the coding sequence ATGGACGAAGAAATGATTGATGAGCTGATGAAAAAGCATACCGCTATTTTACTGAGAGTTGCCTATTATTATACGAAAAACCTACATACAGCAGAAGATATCGTCCAGGATGTTTTTATAAAGTACTTTCAAAAAAAGCGTTCGTTACAAGAGGACGCAGCGGGGAAGTATTTAATGAAAATGACTGTAAATAAAGCGAAAGATCATTTGAAAAGCTGGCATTTTCAAAAATTACGCTTTCAAGAAAAGTGGTTTGCAGGCAAAAAAGTAATGCCGGTTGATCCGTTAGTTCTCCAAGATGAAGAGGACATGATTAGTGCGGCGATTTTTAGTTTGCCAATGAAGCAGCGAGAAGTAATTGCCCATTATTATTTGGAAGGGCTCACTACAAGGGAAGTGGCACAGCTGTTAAATTTATCAGAGGGCACTGTGAAATCCCGTTTAGTGAAGGGGCGAAATGAATTAAAGAAAAAGTTGGAGATGGTGGAATGGGAGGTGTTGAAAAATGAGCCCCTATAA
- a CDS encoding FAD-binding oxidoreductase, with translation MPTKTLDQVKSHLVNCLTATQVTDNLTVRTLHGQDESYHEPALPDLVVFPRSTQDVCEIIKIAHEHTIPVIPFGRGTSLEGHIIPYDGGISIDFSEMNQILAIEPENLLVKVQPGVTRTQLNKELIKHGLFFSVDPGADATLGGMAATNASGTTAVKYGVMRDQVRNLEVVIANGEIIHTGNSAAKSSSGLHLNGLFVGSEGILGCITELTLRVYGIPEHEVAGRAVFATTAHAVQAVTALKQAGIPIARVELVDAASIHVTNLYSETNYPEQPTLFLEFHGNEAGLQQDIEFATDILQQFHCTDLQFERDTAARNKLWHARHNLAYAFIHANPGKKFMSTDVCVPISELAGAIEYSRELLNLSGLTGGITGHVGDGNFHALFMIDLKNPVEVETAKRLNEQIVAFALKCGGTCTGEHGVGVGKMSYQQQEHGNALFVMKAIKQVLDPKNIMNPNKLL, from the coding sequence ATGCCTACTAAAACATTAGATCAAGTAAAATCTCACCTTGTGAATTGTTTAACAGCAACGCAAGTGACGGATAATTTAACGGTTCGTACATTACACGGGCAGGATGAATCGTATCATGAGCCCGCGCTCCCAGACCTCGTAGTATTTCCGCGTTCGACACAGGACGTTTGCGAAATTATTAAAATTGCCCATGAACATACTATTCCCGTTATTCCATTTGGGCGTGGCACGAGTCTTGAAGGTCATATTATTCCATATGACGGTGGGATTTCCATCGACTTTAGTGAAATGAATCAAATTTTAGCCATTGAACCTGAAAATTTACTCGTAAAAGTGCAACCAGGCGTTACGCGTACGCAGTTGAATAAAGAATTAATAAAACATGGTTTATTTTTCTCAGTTGATCCTGGTGCAGATGCGACACTTGGTGGAATGGCTGCTACGAATGCAAGCGGAACAACTGCCGTTAAATATGGTGTCATGCGTGATCAAGTGCGCAATTTGGAGGTAGTCATCGCAAATGGGGAGATTATACATACAGGAAATTCCGCTGCGAAATCTTCTTCTGGGTTGCATTTGAATGGCTTATTTGTCGGTTCAGAAGGTATTTTAGGCTGCATTACTGAGCTTACTTTGCGCGTATATGGCATTCCCGAGCATGAAGTTGCAGGTCGGGCCGTATTTGCTACGACTGCACATGCCGTTCAAGCAGTAACTGCATTGAAGCAGGCTGGCATTCCAATTGCTCGTGTTGAATTAGTCGATGCAGCATCAATCCACGTCACGAATTTATACAGTGAAACGAACTATCCAGAGCAGCCGACGTTATTTTTAGAGTTTCATGGCAATGAAGCAGGTTTGCAGCAAGATATTGAATTTGCTACGGACATACTACAACAGTTTCATTGCACAGACCTTCAATTTGAAAGAGATACAGCCGCGCGCAATAAGCTATGGCACGCACGCCATAATCTTGCCTACGCCTTTATCCATGCCAACCCAGGGAAGAAGTTTATGTCAACGGATGTTTGTGTGCCAATTAGTGAATTAGCAGGGGCCATTGAATATTCGAGGGAACTCCTGAATTTATCTGGCTTAACAGGTGGCATAACGGGTCATGTTGGGGATGGGAATTTTCATGCATTGTTCATGATTGATTTAAAAAATCCAGTGGAAGTCGAAACGGCTAAACGGTTGAATGAACAGATTGTCGCCTTTGCATTAAAGTGTGGAGGTACATGTACAGGAGAGCATGGAGTCGGTGTTGGTAAGATGAGCTATCAGCAACAGGAACATGGCAATGCACTATTCGTAATGAAGGCGATTAAACAAGTGCTTGATCCGAAAAACATTATGAATCCAAATAAACTACTATAA
- a CDS encoding bile acid:sodium symporter family protein — MVQQLNQFIQRWMPVLTPLSLVMGVLLENIGGHLLFLVPILFAGMTFISSLNLKFRDIKVFKEYPKTILFIIAFLHILMPLWAFFLAETIFDDRLLSIGFLLSVAVPTGVTSVIWVTISKGNLPLCLAIILIDTLLAPILMPVTLHFVVGESIQLETTSLILDLVWMIVLPSIFGMLISEWTKGKLQEKLGQPLSLISKLCLFSIIMINSSAIAPYVKTINGELAAVISLVLFVAISGYTFSLILARLFWKSSADQATFVFNAGMRNIAVGVVIATTYFPSKVAMPVVFGMLFQQVLASVFYKIIQRH; from the coding sequence ATGGTTCAACAACTCAATCAATTTATTCAACGATGGATGCCTGTACTAACACCACTTAGTTTAGTAATGGGGGTATTATTAGAAAATATCGGGGGGCATTTACTATTTTTAGTCCCGATTTTATTTGCTGGAATGACATTTATCAGTAGCTTGAATTTAAAATTTCGGGATATTAAGGTGTTTAAGGAATACCCGAAAACGATTCTTTTCATCATCGCATTTTTACATATTTTAATGCCATTGTGGGCTTTCTTTTTAGCAGAAACGATATTTGATGACCGTCTACTATCGATTGGATTTTTATTGTCGGTTGCCGTTCCAACGGGCGTCACAAGCGTCATTTGGGTGACGATTAGTAAAGGAAATTTGCCATTATGCTTAGCCATTATTTTAATCGATACTTTACTTGCACCGATTTTAATGCCTGTGACGCTTCATTTTGTCGTGGGGGAATCGATTCAATTAGAAACAACTTCACTCATTCTTGATTTAGTTTGGATGATTGTACTGCCGTCGATTTTCGGCATGCTGATTAGTGAATGGACGAAGGGGAAATTGCAAGAAAAGCTAGGGCAACCGTTATCCCTTATATCGAAGCTATGTTTATTTAGCATTATTATGATTAATAGTAGTGCAATTGCGCCGTATGTAAAAACGATTAATGGAGAATTAGCAGCGGTGATCAGCTTAGTATTGTTTGTTGCGATTTCAGGTTATACATTTTCCCTTATTTTAGCGCGACTTTTTTGGAAATCAAGTGCGGATCAAGCGACATTTGTATTCAATGCAGGCATGCGAAATATTGCAGTAGGTGTTGTTATTGCGACAACGTATTTTCCCTCAAAAGTAGCGATGCCTGTCGTTTTCGGCATGCTGTTCCAACAAGTTTTAGCTTCCGTGTTTTATAAAATCATCCAACGTCATTAA
- a CDS encoding class I SAM-dependent methyltransferase → MNPWESRFAQQNYVYGTEPNQFIKEHIQFLNQGKQLAAYAEGEGRNAVFLAKNGFNVTAYDYAKTGIEKTLRLADVHQVQLSTKLVDLIEQPLLEDTYDGAILIFGHFPKTEQFRVLDKIMASLKTDGVLMMEVYEEKQLDYKTGGPPDVDWLYNAEDLLKWAKSFHLKHFYVGEAERNEGELHSGLGYVVQLIVEKR, encoded by the coding sequence ATGAATCCATGGGAATCAAGATTTGCGCAACAAAATTATGTTTACGGAACAGAGCCAAATCAATTTATTAAAGAGCATATTCAATTTCTAAATCAAGGAAAACAACTTGCAGCTTATGCAGAAGGGGAAGGGCGCAATGCTGTTTTCTTAGCGAAAAATGGCTTCAACGTGACAGCCTATGATTATGCAAAAACGGGTATTGAAAAAACACTACGTTTGGCAGATGTGCACCAAGTTCAACTGAGCACAAAGCTTGTAGATTTAATTGAGCAACCATTACTTGAAGATACGTATGATGGTGCTATTCTCATTTTTGGCCATTTTCCAAAGACGGAACAGTTCCGTGTATTGGATAAAATTATGGCATCATTGAAAACAGATGGTGTATTGATGATGGAAGTTTACGAAGAAAAGCAGCTGGATTATAAAACAGGAGGACCACCAGATGTAGATTGGCTTTATAATGCTGAGGATTTACTCAAATGGGCAAAATCATTTCACTTAAAGCATTTTTATGTCGGTGAAGCAGAAAGAAATGAAGGAGAACTTCATAGTGGGCTGGGTTATGTTGTTCAGCTCATTGTTGAAAAGAGATAA
- a CDS encoding rhodanese-like domain-containing protein — MKKWFIGFVAMLALFTLAACSTVEEKEDDGYATIQIDEVTQKMEDGYIVLDVREVSEFAEGHIPGALNKPLSGLQANDFSELSKDEKYVIICRSGNRSQTASDILQEEGYSIVNVAQGMSSWTGHVAK; from the coding sequence ATGAAGAAATGGTTCATCGGTTTCGTTGCCATGCTCGCTCTGTTTACATTAGCAGCTTGTAGTACGGTTGAAGAAAAAGAAGATGACGGCTATGCAACAATTCAAATTGATGAAGTAACACAGAAAATGGAAGACGGTTATATCGTTCTTGATGTTCGGGAAGTGAGTGAATTTGCGGAGGGGCATATTCCAGGGGCACTAAACAAGCCATTAAGTGGATTACAAGCGAATGATTTTAGTGAATTATCAAAGGACGAAAAATACGTTATCATTTGTCGAAGCGGCAATCGATCACAAACGGCGAGCGATATTTTGCAAGAGGAAGGCTATTCTATCGTTAATGTTGCGCAGGGCATGTCGAGCTGGACAGGTCACGTAGCAAAATAA
- a CDS encoding SMI1/KNR4 family protein translates to MNRWIEIIATMILVKQEIQKYDKEELWDYYLPEGAASEDDIIRTESLLGFFIDSNYKEFLKHADGWKGFYQSVDLFGTNELYNSSEMNYANTILDAIEESVLESSGLMRDQLLPIAATSIDRDLFVITKSTSSNQGIVIWFAGDEIDRFESFTEFFLAMVDYNREELKYFKSL, encoded by the coding sequence ATGAATAGATGGATAGAAATAATAGCTACTATGATACTAGTTAAGCAAGAGATACAAAAATATGATAAAGAAGAATTATGGGATTATTATTTACCAGAAGGAGCAGCTTCGGAAGACGATATTATAAGAACAGAAAGTTTACTTGGTTTTTTTATAGATTCTAATTATAAAGAATTTTTGAAGCACGCTGATGGTTGGAAAGGATTTTATCAATCTGTTGATTTGTTTGGTACGAATGAACTCTACAATTCTTCGGAAATGAACTATGCAAATACTATACTTGACGCTATAGAAGAGTCTGTATTAGAGAGTTCTGGCCTTATGAGAGATCAACTTTTACCTATAGCTGCAACAAGTATCGATAGAGATCTATTTGTAATTACCAAGTCAACTTCGTCAAACCAAGGTATAGTAATATGGTTTGCAGGAGATGAGATAGATAGGTTTGAGAGTTTTACTGAATTTTTCTTAGCCATGGTAGACTACAATAGAGAAGAATTGAAATATTTTAAAAGTCTATAA
- a CDS encoding SMI1/KNR4 family protein, which yields MTYDEVETILSQVLDQEWDTLDSPTLNDWNIIENKFHCKFSDEFKIFFIAMSKYVLPGILNVSTGKNNGNDLITFVYDYEINNARWDANLIPFLDIGNGDYFCISAKHSPKSPVYYYYHEDFDVEEYNISFEEWIKNLPQFLNG from the coding sequence ATGACTTATGATGAAGTAGAGACGATTTTATCTCAAGTGTTAGATCAAGAATGGGATACTTTAGATTCCCCTACTTTGAATGATTGGAATATAATCGAGAATAAATTCCATTGTAAATTTAGTGATGAGTTTAAAATTTTTTTTATAGCAATGTCAAAATATGTGTTGCCAGGCATTCTAAATGTATCAACAGGGAAAAATAATGGTAATGATTTAATAACGTTTGTTTATGATTATGAGATAAATAATGCCAGGTGGGATGCAAATTTGATTCCGTTCCTAGACATTGGTAATGGTGATTATTTTTGTATAAGTGCGAAACACAGTCCAAAGTCACCTGTATATTACTATTATCATGAAGATTTTGATGTTGAAGAGTATAATATAAGCTTTGAAGAATGGATAAAAAATTTACCTCAGTTTTTAAATGGATAA
- a CDS encoding DUF6630 family protein has translation MQFQEIVSIIFNKTEHLENAKEDLDKVIDPHVWILEYGMATKSFLFLDYKGEENYEIVNYILDYEFKHKVELASQEELEQLGEFEYDFLPDKIREVNKIISSKGYGLFSYPTTGDYYALFISELVNQSKLLQVELLENEYIPKSDKCIQLFD, from the coding sequence ATGCAATTTCAAGAAATCGTATCAATCATTTTTAATAAGACGGAACATTTGGAGAACGCTAAGGAAGATTTAGACAAAGTAATAGACCCCCATGTATGGATTTTAGAATATGGGATGGCAACTAAAAGTTTTCTTTTTCTTGATTATAAAGGGGAAGAAAATTATGAGATTGTAAATTATATTTTAGATTACGAATTTAAGCATAAGGTAGAGCTCGCTTCACAAGAAGAACTTGAACAGCTTGGTGAATTCGAATATGACTTTTTACCAGACAAGATTAGAGAAGTAAACAAAATTATTTCATCAAAAGGATATGGATTATTTTCTTATCCAACTACTGGTGATTATTATGCTTTATTTATTTCGGAATTAGTAAATCAATCAAAACTATTACAGGTCGAATTACTTGAAAATGAATATATCCCTAAGAGCGATAAATGTATACAATTATTTGATTGA